One Catillopecten margaritatus gill symbiont DNA window includes the following coding sequences:
- the bicA_1 gene encoding Bicarbonate transporter BicA, producing the protein MLFSLIHKYLSTNPKNDILSGLTVALALVPEAVAFALLAGVSPLVGLYAAFTIGLVTSIIGGRPGMISGATGAIAVVIGTLVAMHGVEYLFAAVVLTGVLQMIFGILKLGKFIRLVPHPVFLGFVNGIAMVIFIGQVKQFKVGDAWITGEPLMIMLVIIAATMAIIQFLPKFTKAVPEILVAVIVGSLAVIWLGLDTRTVGDVASIAGGLPTFHLPEVPFNLDTLKIIFPYALTMALVGLIESLLTLNLVDDLTETTGQPNRESVGQGAANLVTGLFGGMGGCAMVGQSIINVKSGGRGRLSGIVASIALLLFILYLSEYIEMIPIAVLIGVMMMVVIGTFEWCTLGLFGKIPVLDVVTGISVAVITVLTDNLALAVIVGVILSALSFAWESASKIHLSKEQNDKGNNVYKVNGTLFFASKEHFQELFNPKADTDDVYIDFGNARVLDHSAIQAIDKLATRYKRVGKTLHLQHLSAECRLLLKTAKNLVEVNVLEDPTYHVVDDKLA; encoded by the coding sequence ATGCTTTTCTCGCTTATCCATAAGTACCTTTCTACCAATCCAAAAAATGACATTTTATCGGGTCTAACCGTTGCACTGGCTTTGGTGCCTGAAGCGGTTGCCTTCGCCTTGCTCGCTGGTGTTTCGCCCTTAGTTGGCTTATATGCCGCCTTCACCATCGGCTTAGTCACCTCAATCATCGGCGGTCGCCCAGGAATGATTTCTGGTGCAACGGGTGCGATTGCCGTGGTGATTGGCACACTGGTGGCAATGCACGGAGTAGAGTATTTATTTGCTGCCGTAGTCTTAACGGGTGTTTTGCAAATGATTTTTGGAATATTAAAACTGGGTAAATTTATCCGTCTGGTACCACACCCCGTTTTTTTAGGGTTTGTGAATGGCATTGCGATGGTGATTTTCATCGGGCAGGTCAAACAATTTAAAGTGGGTGATGCCTGGATTACAGGCGAACCACTGATGATTATGCTGGTCATTATTGCTGCAACAATGGCAATTATTCAGTTCTTGCCAAAATTTACCAAAGCAGTACCTGAAATACTGGTGGCTGTGATTGTCGGCAGTTTAGCCGTAATCTGGCTAGGTCTTGACACCCGCACAGTGGGTGATGTCGCCTCTATCGCAGGCGGATTACCCACCTTCCACCTCCCCGAAGTGCCCTTCAATTTAGACACTTTAAAAATTATCTTTCCTTATGCTCTAACAATGGCATTGGTTGGCTTGATTGAAAGTTTATTAACCCTCAACTTAGTCGATGATTTAACCGAAACCACAGGACAGCCAAATCGTGAAAGCGTTGGACAAGGCGCTGCCAACTTAGTTACCGGCTTATTCGGTGGCATGGGTGGCTGTGCAATGGTTGGGCAAAGCATTATCAATGTCAAATCCGGTGGTCGAGGTCGCTTATCAGGCATCGTTGCCTCAATTGCCCTGCTATTATTCATTCTCTATTTGTCAGAATACATCGAAATGATTCCAATAGCCGTACTTATTGGCGTAATGATGATGGTCGTCATTGGCACCTTTGAATGGTGTACACTGGGTCTATTCGGCAAAATACCTGTATTGGATGTGGTTACAGGCATCTCAGTTGCCGTCATAACAGTATTGACAGACAATTTAGCCTTAGCCGTCATCGTCGGCGTCATCTTATCCGCCCTATCCTTTGCCTGGGAATCTGCCAGCAAAATCCACCTCAGCAAAGAACAAAACGATAAAGGTAACAATGTCTATAAAGTCAACGGTACCCTATTCTTCGCCTCAAAAGAACACTTTCAAGAATTATTCAACCCCAAAGCAGACACAGACGATGTTTATATTGACTTCGGCAACGCCAGAGTCTTAGACCACTCCGCTATTCAAGCCATCGACAAACTTGCCACCCGCTACAAACGCGTCGGAAAAACCCTACATCTACAACACCTAAGTGCCGAATGTCGCTTACTCCTAAAAACCGCTAAAAACTTAGTAGAAGTCAACGTCTTAGAAGATCCAACTTACCATGTCGTCGATGACAAACTTGCTTGA
- the queE gene encoding 7-carboxy-7-deazaguanine synthase → MLNINEIFYSLQGEAREVGLPTVFIRLTGCPLRCTYCDTEYAFKGNNLLSIDDIVAEIQQYNTKLVCVTGGEPLAQINCHILLDRLAKEGYKISLETSGSIDISDVNPAISVVMDVKTPSSNEADKNLYSNIEKLKSKDQLKFVIGSKKDFDWSVDILSQYPTSAGVLFSPVFDKVQPVELADWILDKQLNVRLQVQMHKLLWGDQKGK, encoded by the coding sequence ATGCTTAATATCAACGAAATTTTTTACTCCCTACAAGGCGAAGCCCGAGAAGTCGGTTTACCAACTGTATTCATCCGCCTAACAGGTTGCCCACTACGATGCACTTATTGCGATACTGAATATGCATTTAAAGGTAATAATTTACTGAGTATTGATGATATTGTTGCAGAAATTCAGCAATACAACACCAAACTGGTTTGCGTGACGGGCGGTGAACCATTGGCGCAAATTAATTGCCATATTTTATTAGATAGATTGGCTAAAGAAGGCTATAAAATATCGTTGGAAACCAGTGGTAGTATTGATATTAGCGATGTTAATCCAGCGATATCGGTGGTAATGGATGTCAAAACCCCAAGTTCAAATGAAGCAGATAAAAATCTATACAGCAACATTGAAAAACTGAAATCCAAAGACCAATTAAAATTCGTTATTGGCTCAAAAAAAGATTTTGACTGGAGTGTTGATATTCTCAGCCAATATCCAACATCAGCAGGGGTTTTATTTTCCCCAGTATTTGATAAAGTGCAACCTGTTGAATTGGCGGATTGGATTTTAGACAAGCAGCTTAATGTGCGCTTACAAGTGCAAATGCATAAGTTGTTGTGGGGTGATCAGAAGGGTAAATAG
- the uvrB gene encoding UvrABC system protein B, with amino-acid sequence MGEKFQLESQFSPMGDQPKAIESLIEGINAGEKFQTLLGVTGSGKTFTLANVIEQTKRATLIMAPNKTLAAQLYSEMKAFFPNNSVEYFVSYYDYYQPEAYVPASDTYIEKDSSINEQIEQMRLSATKALLERDDVIIIASVSAIYGLGDPDSYMQMLLHLGVGEVIDQREILSRLSQMQYTRNDVSLTRGHFRVKGEVIDIFPADSEEQALRLELFDEEIEAIYWFDPLTGEKYKRLQRVTVYPQTHYVTPKSKILNMLDDIKIELKARQKELLAANKLVEEQRLTQRVRMDIEMMSELGYCNGIENYSRYLSNRKEGQPPPTLFDYLPENALIILDESHVSASQIGGMYNGDRARKTTLVEFGFRLPSALDNRPLRFAEFEDKVHQCILVSATPAQYEMDVSSRIVHQVVRPTGLLDPEIEVRPVETQVDDLLSEIHKRVEVGERVLVTTLTKRMSEQLSEYLNEHQVKVRYLHSDIDTVERVEIIRDLRLGIFDVLVGINLLREGLDIPEVSLVAILDADKEGFLRSERSLIQTMGRAARNVNGHVILYADRITKSMKKAMDVTTSRRKLQEKHNTANGITPKSVVRPIVDILDTDSMVADPEGEYNVPIMAKLSPVQLAKELKILEKEMMGFAEELKFEQAADVRNKIKQLKEGQFK; translated from the coding sequence ATGGGTGAGAAATTTCAATTAGAATCGCAATTTTCTCCGATGGGAGACCAGCCAAAGGCAATTGAGTCGTTGATAGAAGGGATTAATGCGGGTGAAAAATTTCAAACATTGCTAGGCGTAACAGGCTCTGGCAAGACTTTCACTTTGGCAAATGTGATTGAGCAAACCAAACGAGCAACCTTGATTATGGCACCGAATAAAACCCTTGCCGCACAGTTATATAGTGAAATGAAGGCGTTTTTCCCGAATAATTCAGTGGAATATTTCGTTTCTTACTACGATTATTACCAGCCTGAGGCATATGTGCCAGCGAGTGACACTTATATTGAAAAAGATTCCTCAATTAACGAGCAAATTGAACAAATGCGTTTGTCAGCAACCAAAGCATTATTAGAACGGGACGATGTAATTATCATCGCCTCTGTATCAGCAATTTACGGCTTGGGTGACCCAGACAGTTATATGCAAATGTTATTGCACCTAGGTGTTGGCGAAGTGATTGACCAGCGAGAGATTTTATCGCGTTTGTCGCAAATGCAATATACGCGTAACGATGTGAGTTTGACCCGTGGGCATTTTCGAGTGAAGGGCGAGGTGATTGATATTTTCCCTGCGGACTCGGAAGAGCAAGCGTTGCGACTTGAATTATTTGATGAGGAGATTGAAGCGATTTATTGGTTTGACCCACTGACAGGTGAAAAGTATAAGCGCTTGCAACGAGTTACCGTCTATCCACAAACGCATTATGTTACACCAAAATCTAAAATTTTAAATATGTTGGACGACATTAAAATTGAACTTAAAGCCAGACAAAAAGAATTATTAGCAGCCAATAAACTCGTAGAAGAACAACGCTTAACCCAGCGAGTGCGAATGGACATTGAAATGATGAGTGAGTTGGGATACTGCAACGGCATTGAGAATTATTCCCGCTATTTATCCAATAGAAAAGAAGGGCAGCCACCCCCAACATTATTTGATTATTTACCCGAAAATGCCCTAATTATTTTGGACGAATCGCATGTCAGTGCCAGTCAAATTGGTGGGATGTATAACGGCGACAGGGCGCGTAAAACCACCTTAGTAGAATTTGGCTTTAGACTCCCATCAGCACTCGACAATCGCCCTTTGAGATTCGCAGAATTTGAAGATAAAGTCCATCAATGCATTTTAGTCTCAGCCACCCCCGCACAATATGAAATGGATGTCTCCAGTCGAATTGTCCACCAAGTGGTACGCCCAACAGGCTTATTAGACCCCGAAATCGAAGTGCGTCCCGTGGAAACACAAGTCGATGACTTACTCAGCGAAATCCACAAACGCGTCGAGGTCGGAGAACGAGTTTTGGTGACCACTTTAACCAAACGAATGTCCGAACAACTGAGTGAATATTTGAACGAACACCAAGTCAAAGTCCGCTATCTACATTCCGATATTGACACCGTCGAACGGGTAGAAATCATCCGTGATTTACGCCTCGGCATCTTTGATGTATTAGTCGGCATCAACTTACTTAGAGAGGGTTTAGACATTCCAGAAGTATCACTTGTCGCAATTTTAGATGCTGACAAAGAAGGTTTTCTGCGCTCCGAACGCTCACTCATTCAAACCATGGGCAGAGCCGCCAGAAATGTCAACGGACATGTGATTTTATACGCCGATAGAATCACCAAATCTATGAAAAAAGCGATGGATGTAACCACTAGCCGTCGCAAATTACAAGAAAAGCACAACACAGCCAATGGCATCACCCCAAAAAGCGTGGTGCGACCAATCGTTGATATTTTAGACACCGATTCCATGGTCGCCGACCCAGAAGGCGAATACAATGTCCCGATTATGGCAAAACTTTCCCCCGTTCAACTCGCTAAAGAATTGAAAATACTAGAAAAGGAAATGATGGGCTTTGCAGAAGAATTAAAATTTGAACAAGCGGCAGATGTGCGTAATAAAATCAAACAACTTAAAGAAGGGCAATTTAAATAA
- the aatA gene encoding Aspartate/prephenate aminotransferase, translated as MNSLLSNRVGKVKPSATLAVTAKANELKAQGIQIVSMGSGEPDFDTPQNIQDAGIAAIKNGQTRYTAVDGTPELKNAIISKFKRENDLNYNNNEVMVSSGGKQVFYNLCQAVLDEGDEVIIPSPYWVSYPDMVILADATPIVVETGLEQDFKITPEQLEASITDKTKLFVINSPSNPTGTVYSKTELQALATVLQKHPKVLIITDDIYEHIRWGNEDFINIVMADNNLKDRTVILNGVSKGYAMTGWRIGYGAGPEHIIKAMKKIQGQSTSNPCSIAQAAALEALNGDQSIINVMVTAFSERHDFIVNALNAIDGIECPKSQGAFYSFPRVEGLIKRLGLKDDVEFSTYCLEELNIALVPGSAFGASGYVRFSFATSMDNIKIATEKLASI; from the coding sequence ATGAACAGCCTCCTTTCAAATAGAGTCGGAAAAGTTAAGCCATCCGCCACTTTAGCCGTTACTGCAAAAGCTAATGAACTTAAAGCTCAAGGTATTCAAATCGTCTCAATGGGTTCAGGCGAGCCTGATTTTGACACACCACAAAATATTCAAGATGCAGGCATTGCCGCTATTAAGAACGGACAAACTCGTTACACAGCCGTTGACGGCACACCTGAATTAAAAAATGCAATCATCAGCAAATTCAAACGCGAAAATGATTTAAACTACAACAATAATGAAGTAATGGTCTCATCTGGTGGTAAACAAGTGTTTTACAACCTCTGCCAAGCCGTTCTCGATGAAGGTGATGAAGTCATCATTCCATCGCCTTACTGGGTCAGCTACCCCGATATGGTAATTTTGGCAGATGCCACACCCATCGTTGTGGAAACGGGTTTAGAGCAAGATTTTAAAATCACCCCCGAGCAATTAGAAGCGAGCATCACCGACAAAACCAAACTTTTTGTCATTAACAGCCCTTCCAATCCAACAGGTACAGTATATAGTAAGACGGAACTCCAAGCCTTGGCCACCGTCTTGCAAAAGCATCCAAAAGTGCTAATTATCACCGACGATATTTATGAACACATCCGCTGGGGCAACGAAGATTTTATCAACATCGTTATGGCGGATAACAACTTGAAAGACCGCACAGTAATTTTAAATGGCGTTTCCAAAGGCTATGCCATGACCGGCTGGCGCATCGGCTATGGCGCAGGTCCAGAACACATCATTAAAGCCATGAAAAAAATCCAAGGACAGTCCACCTCAAACCCCTGCTCTATCGCTCAAGCCGCAGCATTAGAAGCCTTAAACGGTGACCAAAGTATTATTAATGTCATGGTAACCGCCTTCAGTGAGCGCCACGACTTCATTGTCAACGCCCTAAATGCAATTGATGGCATTGAATGCCCTAAATCACAAGGTGCATTTTACTCATTCCCTCGTGTAGAAGGCTTAATCAAGCGTTTAGGTTTAAAAGACGATGTGGAGTTCTCCACTTATTGCCTAGAAGAACTCAACATTGCCCTAGTCCCAGGCTCCGCTTTCGGTGCCTCAGGCTATGTGCGTTTTTCATTCGCCACCAGTATGGACAATATCAAGATTGCCACCGAAAAACTTGCCAGCATTTAA
- the relE_1 gene encoding mRNA interferase toxin RelE, producing the protein MMIFKLVFTKASNKEWRKLGYGIRQQLDKKLQQRLQNPRVPKDKLREYKNLYKIKLKKSGYRLIYEVKDQEIIILVLTIAKRENNQVYRNIH; encoded by the coding sequence ATGATGATTTTTAAATTAGTATTTACTAAAGCATCAAACAAAGAATGGAGGAAGTTGGGGTATGGCATTCGCCAACAACTTGATAAAAAACTACAGCAAAGACTACAAAACCCAAGGGTTCCGAAAGACAAACTTAGAGAGTATAAAAACCTCTACAAAATTAAACTTAAAAAATCAGGCTATCGCTTGATATACGAAGTTAAAGACCAAGAAATTATCATTTTAGTGTTAACAATCGCCAAGCGTGAAAATAACCAAGTTTATAGAAACATTCATTAA
- the lnpD gene encoding UDP-glucose 4-epimerase, with protein sequence MKKILVTGGAGYIGTHTCIELIEAGLEVVVVDNLCNASLEGLKRVEKIVGMAIPFYQVDVRDKIGLTKVFKQHTFDGVIHFAGLKAVGESVEMPIEYYDTNVGGTFVLAKVMRDFGCKTFVFSSSATVYGNPKTVPIRENFPLSATNPYGRSKLMIEEFLQDVFVADDTWNIVLLRYFNPVGAHKSGLIGENPNGIPNNLIPYISQVAVGKLDKLSIFGGNYDTPDGTGVRDYIHVVDLAKGHVKALQALNKPQVLIVNLGTGNGYSVLDMVKAFEKASGETVAYEIVDRRAGDIATCYADPSFAKEKLDWQAKCELDEMCEDTWRWQSQNPAGFP encoded by the coding sequence ATGAAAAAAATATTAGTAACAGGTGGTGCAGGCTATATAGGCACACATACTTGCATTGAGTTGATTGAAGCAGGATTGGAAGTTGTGGTGGTCGATAATTTGTGTAATGCGTCATTGGAAGGGTTGAAGCGGGTTGAAAAAATTGTGGGTATGGCAATTCCTTTTTATCAAGTGGATGTGCGTGATAAGATAGGGTTAACCAAGGTTTTTAAACAACACACTTTTGATGGGGTGATTCATTTTGCAGGCTTGAAAGCAGTGGGTGAGTCGGTGGAGATGCCGATTGAGTATTATGATACTAATGTTGGTGGGACTTTTGTTTTAGCTAAAGTGATGCGTGATTTTGGCTGTAAAACTTTTGTCTTTAGCTCGTCAGCAACGGTTTATGGCAATCCAAAAACAGTACCAATTCGAGAGAATTTCCCCTTGTCAGCGACCAATCCTTATGGGCGTTCAAAGTTGATGATTGAAGAATTTTTGCAAGATGTTTTTGTTGCAGACGACACTTGGAATATTGTTTTACTCCGTTATTTTAACCCCGTGGGTGCGCATAAAAGTGGACTGATTGGCGAAAATCCAAATGGCATCCCCAATAATCTTATTCCTTATATTTCACAAGTAGCAGTCGGAAAACTTGATAAATTGAGTATATTTGGTGGCAATTACGACACGCCTGATGGCACTGGAGTGCGGGATTATATTCATGTGGTGGATTTGGCAAAAGGGCATGTTAAAGCCTTGCAGGCATTAAATAAACCACAGGTGCTGATTGTTAATCTCGGTACAGGCAATGGATACTCGGTATTGGATATGGTTAAGGCTTTTGAAAAAGCATCGGGTGAGACTGTTGCTTATGAGATTGTTGATAGGCGTGCTGGAGATATTGCTACTTGCTATGCTGATCCAAGTTTTGCTAAGGAAAAATTAGATTGGCAGGCTAAATGTGAGTTAGACGAAATGTGTGAAGACACTTGGCGTTGGCAATCTCAAAATCCTGCTGGATTTCCCTAA
- the tagO gene encoding putative undecaprenyl-phosphate N-acetylglucosaminyl 1-phosphate transferase, with product MQVFLVSFIFSLGLGSLIVVMADKKQWFLNRHDLTGVQKFHHHPTPHVGGLAVFLSLSMGCFLLPVEAREVLLPVLLVAVPVFVIGLIEDFTADISPLWRLIFIFIAISVSFFYFNVGVSVLGFVWVDDLLSYPLIALVFTLLVVGGAVNSINVIDGYNGLMSGYAMLVSTAMAVVAYQLGDMVIVQLNLLLVASLLGFFVLNFPSGKLFMGDGGAYFIGFMLSMIGLIFVSRHAVLSNWFVLALLMYPMYELLFSIYRKKVIHGTLASQPDAFHLHMLIHKAMVVANPNGNKVWNNSKTSPYLWVLSLVSIVPAMFWYDDKVALISWACLFMVIYTLIYRWVK from the coding sequence ATGCAAGTATTTTTAGTGAGTTTTATTTTTTCTTTGGGTTTGGGTAGCTTGATTGTGGTGATGGCTGATAAGAAGCAATGGTTTTTGAATCGGCATGATTTAACAGGGGTGCAGAAGTTTCATCATCATCCGACACCGCATGTGGGTGGTTTAGCGGTATTTTTGAGTCTTTCTATGGGATGTTTTTTGTTGCCTGTAGAGGCTCGAGAAGTTCTATTACCAGTACTGTTGGTGGCTGTGCCAGTATTTGTGATTGGGTTAATTGAGGATTTTACAGCGGATATTTCGCCTTTGTGGCGTTTGATTTTTATCTTTATTGCGATTAGTGTAAGTTTCTTTTATTTTAATGTTGGTGTATCGGTGTTGGGCTTTGTGTGGGTAGATGATTTGTTGTCTTATCCGTTAATTGCTTTAGTATTCACACTATTAGTGGTTGGCGGCGCAGTTAATAGTATCAATGTGATTGATGGTTACAATGGGTTGATGTCGGGGTACGCGATGTTGGTGTCAACGGCAATGGCGGTGGTGGCTTATCAGTTGGGTGATATGGTAATTGTGCAGTTGAATTTACTGTTGGTGGCATCTTTACTTGGATTTTTTGTGTTGAATTTCCCATCTGGCAAGTTGTTTATGGGTGATGGCGGGGCGTATTTTATTGGCTTTATGTTGTCAATGATTGGGTTGATTTTTGTGTCTAGACACGCTGTATTATCGAATTGGTTTGTATTGGCGTTGTTAATGTATCCAATGTATGAGCTATTGTTTAGCATATATCGTAAAAAAGTTATTCATGGCACACTTGCTAGCCAACCTGATGCATTTCACTTGCATATGTTGATACATAAGGCTATGGTGGTTGCAAATCCCAATGGAAACAAGGTCTGGAATAATAGTAAAACTTCCCCTTATTTATGGGTGTTGTCTCTAGTGAGCATTGTACCTGCAATGTTTTGGTATGATGATAAGGTTGCATTGATAAGCTGGGCTTGTTTGTTTATGGTGATTTATACTTTGATTTATCGCTGGGTGAAATAA
- the pglF gene encoding UDP-N-acetyl-alpha-D-glucosamine C6 dehydratase, with amino-acid sequence MISTVINLCRFNKQLLMLSVDSVLLIGILLASFSIRLGYWYFPESDLVWVILGAPVIAVPIFIHFGLYRSVIRYMGFRDVRTIVQAVSLYALIWGVVGFMAAVEGIPRSVILINWVLSLVVVGGLRVAIRSLLSYGSGLSLLKDSTNGGQKRVLIYGAGGAGVQLSAALEGTSEYKPVGFIDDSTELQGSQIRGLRIYSMVGIKDLLEKLRISEVLIAMPSVSRSVRAEIINNLEVHPVVVRALPGIAELAQGRVSVGDLRKVSIEDLLGRDVVAPNQALLGKNITDKIVMVTGSGGSIGSELCRQIVSLQPSALVLFEMSELALYTIEKELSESGITVYPILGSVNNTQRLTEILARFSVQTIYHAAAYKHVPMVEFNTTEGVNNNVFGTLNCAQAAIDASVETFVLISTDKAVRPTNTMGATKRVAELILQALADKQSVTQFTMVRFGNVLGSSGSVIPLFTQQIKDHGPITVTDKNIIRYFMTIPESVELVIQAGAMDRGGDVFVLDMGEPVRIDDLARKMVHLSGLEVKDMDNPNGDIEIKYTGLRAGEKLYEELLIGDNVNKTDNPLIMHAQEDKLAWGELEVILKALEVTLAESNHEELRQLLIKLVPGFKPQCKVRDLMK; translated from the coding sequence ATGATCAGTACAGTAATCAATCTATGTCGTTTTAATAAGCAACTATTAATGTTATCGGTTGATTCCGTCTTACTGATAGGAATTTTGCTAGCATCATTTTCAATTCGCCTAGGATACTGGTATTTTCCCGAGAGTGATTTGGTGTGGGTGATACTCGGTGCACCGGTAATTGCTGTGCCAATTTTTATTCATTTTGGGTTGTATCGTAGTGTGATTCGTTATATGGGTTTTCGTGATGTGCGCACGATTGTGCAGGCGGTGAGTTTGTATGCGTTGATTTGGGGGGTTGTTGGGTTTATGGCGGCGGTTGAGGGGATTCCTCGGTCGGTGATTTTGATTAATTGGGTATTGTCGTTGGTAGTAGTGGGTGGATTGCGTGTGGCAATACGGTCGTTATTGAGTTATGGATCTGGATTATCACTGCTGAAAGACAGCACAAATGGTGGGCAGAAGCGGGTGCTGATTTATGGTGCGGGGGGTGCTGGGGTACAGTTATCGGCGGCGCTTGAAGGGACTTCTGAGTATAAGCCTGTGGGATTTATTGATGATTCTACAGAGTTACAAGGGTCGCAAATTCGTGGGTTGCGGATTTATTCAATGGTGGGGATTAAGGATTTACTAGAGAAACTGAGAATTAGCGAGGTGCTGATTGCAATGCCGTCTGTGTCTCGGAGTGTGCGTGCGGAGATTATTAATAATCTTGAAGTGCATCCCGTGGTGGTGCGTGCGTTGCCAGGGATTGCGGAGTTGGCACAGGGTCGGGTAAGTGTTGGCGATTTGCGCAAGGTGAGTATTGAGGATTTGCTCGGGCGTGATGTGGTGGCGCCAAATCAGGCGTTATTGGGTAAGAATATTACGGACAAAATAGTGATGGTAACGGGTTCTGGTGGTTCAATTGGTTCGGAATTATGTCGTCAAATTGTGAGTTTACAGCCAAGTGCTTTGGTGTTATTTGAGATGAGCGAATTGGCGCTTTATACCATTGAAAAAGAGTTGTCCGAATCAGGTATAACAGTTTATCCAATACTTGGTAGCGTAAATAATACTCAGCGATTGACGGAAATTTTAGCGCGTTTTAGCGTGCAGACGATTTATCATGCTGCCGCTTACAAACATGTGCCGATGGTGGAGTTTAATACTACAGAAGGCGTGAATAATAATGTGTTCGGCACACTGAATTGCGCACAGGCGGCTATTGATGCGAGTGTCGAGACTTTTGTACTGATATCCACCGATAAGGCGGTGCGTCCAACTAATACGATGGGTGCGACCAAGCGAGTGGCTGAGTTGATTTTGCAAGCGTTGGCAGACAAACAAAGTGTAACCCAATTTACCATGGTTCGTTTCGGCAATGTCTTAGGTTCTAGTGGTTCAGTCATTCCTTTATTCACCCAACAAATCAAAGACCACGGACCCATTACTGTTACTGATAAAAATATTATTCGCTATTTTATGACCATTCCAGAATCTGTTGAACTGGTCATTCAGGCAGGGGCAATGGATAGGGGTGGCGATGTATTTGTCTTGGATATGGGTGAACCTGTGCGTATCGACGACCTTGCTCGGAAAATGGTGCATTTGAGTGGCTTGGAAGTTAAAGATATGGACAATCCAAACGGCGATATTGAGATTAAATATACAGGTTTGAGGGCAGGCGAGAAACTTTATGAAGAGTTGTTGATTGGCGATAATGTTAACAAAACCGACAACCCGTTGATTATGCATGCTCAGGAAGATAAATTGGCATGGGGTGAGTTAGAAGTAATTTTAAAAGCATTGGAAGTGACGCTTGCAGAAAGTAATCATGAAGAATTGCGTCAGTTATTAATAAAACTTGTGCCTGGATTTAAGCCACAGTGTAAAGTTAGGGATTTAATGAAATAA